Within the Kluyveromyces lactis strain NRRL Y-1140 chromosome A complete sequence genome, the region TTCCGTTAAATTATAACATTCCGAGCTAATCTGTCGCTTACCGTACATTTAAATTACTTTGCTTTCAAACTATAAAACGAGATACAAAAAAGTACAAAGTCCACCAAAATGTTATTAGAACCATTATACTCGTATGTGCCAAGTTGTTGAAGCATTCACTTCTATCCTTAATAAAATTTCCAACTAAAAAATTGGATCCATTCTAATCTGACATTGTCTTACTAAcccaaaaagaaaaaagaattacTATTGTAATTCTTCTCATTAATTTAGACCTTTGTTGACGAGTGCATTGCCTATACTCATTTCGTTGGAGACGattcatcaaaatattGCTGAGATGTATCCCATTCTTTTAAGGTATTGGTGTTCAGTGGCACTTTTCAAAGCACTACGTCCTGTATGGTATTTTATTCCCTTTGGGTTTGTGATATTTCCACTAGGGTTGTTATCACTAAGTAAGGAAGCATACCTGCAGTTGAAAATATatcaacttcaaaagaGTGAACTAGATTCCAGGACCGTTGCATCTGCGTTTTTGTCAAGATACAATTGGTTCTGGAATTCCGCGCCAGTGCTTAATACAGATAAGTATATTTTTGGCGATTTATCTTTACGGATTGCCTCATTACTAGAAACTCTATCACTGTTACCAGAAATTATGGAACCGTTATATGGATCCATTGAGTCTCTGGTAAATTTCACAAGCACGAATTCCGCTAAGATGACGGAATCAAGACAGGATAAAGCAGATAAAAAGTCCGAGTCCTCATTTTATAAGGATTATGACCTTTTAGAGGATATTCTGTTCGAGTTCAAGACTAATACACCGGAGGGAACTTAGTTTGCAAGTACATATCCCTCTCTTTTTTATTCCTTCCCATTCCAGTTTGGTCTTGAAATTCTACTCTacttcatttcatcttgtTTCTGGTGTATTTATTTAAGTTTcgattttttttattttcgttATAGTAAGTTTTAAACATAGCATACTTAAGGAGTATTCGGCCCTCTCCTAATGGTATTCGGTAAATTGAGTACTTAAACTCATTAGATCCTATTATCTAACGTTAGATATTCCATTGATACTGTCGCTGACAATCCTATCTGTTCGAACCTGGTaaggaaaaattgaaaaaggaaaaaacaaaaaataaCGACAACAGCAGGACTCGAACCTGCGCGGGCAGAGCCCAAAAGATTTCTAATCTTTCGCCTTAACCGCTCGGCCATGTTGCCTCTTTCTTGAGGAGGCTTGCAGAGAATGATAGTATAGTGTTGTAGAAATTTTGAGATGCCTGTAAGGTTGTACCAATTACTTGTAAAATGTCCAAATATCTTATTAGCAATGCTAATAGAAGATAATATAACGTAGAAGACATTTATACAATACCGTGAATCCTGGATAATATCCTTTACTTTTGACAACAACAGAGAAATGATTTCATATtagtattctttttttacTATTAATCAATCCTTTAATCTTTCGTCCATTGATCTGCACTTTCGATCTCgaaagaatatttgaaagcCATGATAGTTAATCCATGATACAAAGATAAAAGTCTAGCCATTATAGATACAAAGTGAGGTTCAATCTCGGAACTATATTGTTAGGTAATATTATCAATCTCACATTCACAGCTCACTTGTTCCTGCCTCTTTGGCGAGCCTCAATGCgtcttcaacttcttcatcatgATCAATTACGAAGGCCACAAATGGTCTTACTTTGGGAATGGATTCGTACTCATTTGTATCCACAAATTTCTTAAGAACAGACCATGCAGTTGCTCGGAACTTTGCGTTCACACTTTCTACTTGTTCGTCTGAAGCTACTCTTGTAAAATTGTCAAATGTTTCACTGTCAACTAGGAACTTATTGGCAAATATACCATCTTCCCAATCGCCCGTATTGtatttgatatcaaatttctcttctgAATTTGTCTCATCTCCCAAATAATATTGCTTTAAGATACGCTCGTGTTTGGCAATTGTGTTTAGAGCTATACTAACTCGTAAGTGATCGAATTCTATGTCCAGCGCTAGAGCGTAAAAAGTAGAATTTGGGTCAAAAGATAAATATTCCTTGACTTCATGAATcagaaactgaagaagTTCATGGTGAGCACTTTCCCAGTCGATGTCCATTGCTAGCTTTTTGTATGTTGCTGCTTATGACAATTGcttcagttttttttagtGATTTGTTCCCTATCTTTGAATGGATGGCTGCGAGAAACCTAAGGTTAATTTacattattttcttcttaccaGCCTTACGGGGATCCCCACAGTATATTTCTCATGTGTGGAAAGAAGTACTTGTGATACGTATTCTAAATCAACTTATGGATGGGTTATTTATCGGTCTTACTAACGTCAGGATAGAtgtcaaatcttctttggaaaGTAACAGGTATAGCTTGTCTTACTTCCTTGATAAGTTGAGGATCCAATTCGGCGTATACGATCTCTTCACCTTCACCAGCTTCTGCAATGATTTCACCTCTTGGATTAACCACCAAACTATGACCATAAGCCTGATAACCAGAGCCCCCACTTCTAGCTGGTGAGCACAAGATGGTATAAATCTCGTTGTCGATACTACGAGATCTGGCCAAAAGGTGCCAGTGCATTGGACCGGTGGTAGTGTTGAAAGCACTTGGATAAATCATAGCAAATGCACCTTTTCTGGCACTAACCATAGCAAGTTCCGGAAATCTCATATCGTAACAGATACCGACACCAAATTTACCGATCTTTGGATCATCAATCAACGTATTTTTGTTCCCACCAGATAGAGTAACGGATTCCTTGAAAGTGATACCATttggaatatcaatatcGAAAAGATGTGCTTTACGATGTGTGCCAATGATCTCACCATCTTCATTAAAGATAAGAGACGTGTTATATATTTTGTCTGTAGAAGGTTCTAGCTCTGGGATGGAACCACCAACTAGTGTGACTTTCCATTTGCGAGCAATCTCAGATAACGCTTTCACCGATGTCGCGTCAGGTGTGATTACTTCGGCATATTCTCTGAACTTATCAACTGCATATGGAGCGTTGAAAAATTCTGGTAACACAACCAGTTTCGTATCCGGTTGTGCATCCATGGCTTTAGCAACGAATTGAGCGGCTCTGCTCAAATTCGCACTCTTGTCAGGCGAAGATCCTGCTAACTGAACTAAAGCTACCTTCAACTTAGATTTCAAAACTGCGGACATTAtgtatcaatttcttgtatTATTTGACCAGTTACAATGGAGGATTAATCTTTTGTAATCAAAAGTCGTTCCTAGCGGGGGTGTGACTAAGATTCGGATCTTATTTCTGAGCCTAATTAGATATATACATTTATATTTCTCAGAAGAATGCAGCCAAAACGGAATTCATATCTTATCGAGGTTTCACGTGATAGAAAAGTCGTTTGCAAATAATAAACACCAGCGAGTTAAGGTAAGACGCGATTATATGCGGGCTCGTGCATGCCGGATTGCGACTCAATGTTTGGATTTAAAACATACAACGAACGCTATTTGACAATGAAAAGATAATttgttttgaatgttttTATACTCTTTGACATAATCATAGATACGTAAACTATTCACTTCATAATTTGCTGGGTCTTTGCTTATCAAAAGCTAATGAGACCGCCTTGAAGGCCATACCGAGACCAGATTGGTAACCATACCCGGAGGCTCCATAGTTATGAACCACAACTAGGTGTTCGCTTTCTTCCTTAATCTCTTTCTCGACACGAGGACCACCATATCTGCTTGGGCGAAGCCCAGCCGCTATCTTTAAAATTGGTAAATTCTCTGGATTACCAATCTTGGGTAGTAAAGTTGTggttcttttcaagatatcATCAGTTTCTTCCTTGGAAGTGTCCTGTGCATTCCAATTATCAACTTGTAAGAAACCTCCAAGAACTAATTCATGCACTTTGCCAGGCCTTGGAATAATGTAAGTTACATAATCTTTACCATATCTCAAACAACTCTCAGCAATGTGAGGAGCACTGATTACGGCCACTTGGCCTCTAGTAGGGTACAAGTTATGATCAGCAACACCACTCAACTTCTTGGAGCCTAGCCCAGTACAATTGAAGACAACGTGAGTACCGTTATCAGTTTTAGAAGCTTTGTTGGCAAACGATTTTGCTTGTGCGATATGAGTCAACTTTTGCTTCAAGAAACGCACATTATGCTTCTGTTTCAAGAAGTTAGCCAAGTTTACTATGAATACTGGACAATTGAAGTTCCATGAGTTGAAAGCGATACCAAATTGGGCTCCCTCAGGTTTGAATTTTGCAAGTTCTTCCTTCGATAGGACCTTATACTCTTCCAAATATTGGCTCAAGGAATTAATCTTGGCCTTGGGAGGCTGGTAATCCCATAATTCCGTGGATGGTCTGCGAGCTAATCCTAACCACTCTGCATCTTTACCCTTGTAGAAATCCAGTAATTTTTCACTTAAAGTAGGTAAATTCTCATACGTGAACCTATCATACCACATGACGTTTTTATCATCAGGTGAAATACAAGACCAAACACCACCTGCCCATGGACTAGTATAACCAGTGGGTGACTGGTCACCTGGTAAGTAATCTGCCACAATGCAGATATTTTCACCCGGAACGCCGTACAATTCGGTCAAACAGTACGTGACGTACAAACCAGAAATACCTGCACCAACAACAGTGATCAATGGCTGAGATTTGTTAGACATGTcatttgataatttcagGCTCAAATAAAGCTTACTGATGAAATTGTGACTTTCACCGCTATAGATATATTCAGTAGATGTTTTACTCTACTATAGAAACTGGGAATGCTCAAGTAAGTGATCTGCCAATTGGCTGTTTCCTACTTCAAACTGAAACTAGGTTGGAAAACTTTACTGAGGAAAGAGAATCTCAATCCCATGTCCCTTCACTTATGTATGTTACCGATGACAAACCATGCTATTCTGACAAACGCGCTGCCTCGACCCCACCTATCTTAGATATCACTTCCAGCTCATTTACAGTCAAGTCATGTTGCCTTCTCTCGAGGAACTACCATTTAAGGTAACTCGAAAAATCTGTAAATCCACGTTGCGGTCTTAGCTATTCCCTTATCAATTCTCTGTTAACTTTAACTATGACTTTCAGTTCACCTATCGGGAAATGAGTTCCGCAGATTTACCCGCATGGATCCAATTTATGCTCAGTCGCAGTGGTAACAACCGACAGAACATGTGTGAAACTGCACTTTCTTGAACGGTGAAGCGCATTGCGGTATGTCCGAGCAGTGATGTGTATTATAAGTCACATGACTGACACCGGGGTAACATTTTTTCAGGTTTCGAGATTGGATGGAATGTTCACCAACATGAAACAAAGATTCAAGGACGAAACATTCTTTATCTGGACGACATGGAACGTCGCGCATTGTGTCAACTCAATGGGATACTTAAGGCGCCGAGTCAACGCTCGGGAATGACGATAAAGGATTCCCATCCAGAGTTTTGCAATTGGACGCTATAggtatatataatatttaaTCCTTAGTGGGGGGAAACTAAATCTATAATAGTGGAATAGCAGAGATCATTATAACAAGCAAACCGGAGATCTAACAGCATAGAGATGCCACGAACAATCACGTATGATATCCCATCCCATTATCAACTAGTAGATCTGGTTGGTGAGGGAGCATATGGTACAGTTTGCTCTGCGATACATAAGCCAACAAACACGAAAGTTGCAATTAAAAAGATACAGCCGTTTAGCAGATCGATGTTTGTTACCAGGACGTTACGGGAGttgaaactgttgaaattcTTTCATTCGCATGAAAATATCATATCGGTCTTGGATATAGTACGTCCGACGTCATGGCATAAATTTGAAGCAGTTTATCTTGTACAAGAGTTGATGGAAACGGATTTGCAGAAGATTATCAACCAACAAAATTTATCAGAGGATCATATCCAATATTTCGTTTATCAAATACTAAGGGCTTTAAAATCGCTACATTCGGCACAAGTAATCCATAGGGATTTGAAACCAAGTAATTTGTTACTGAATAGCAATTGTGATCTCAAAGTGTGTGATTTTGGGTTGGCTCGTTGCCTGGCATCGAGTGATCAATCAAGAGAGAATATGGTGGGTTTCATGACAGAATATGTAGCTACCAGATGGTATAGGGCTCCAGAAATCATGTTGTCCTTCCAAGAATACACAACTGCAATGGATATCTGGTCATGTGGATGTATACTAGCAGAAATGATCATGGGTAAGCCGCTTTTCCCAGGTAAAGATTACCACCATCAACTCTGGATCATCTTAGAAGTTTTAGGGTCTCCAACTTTGGAAGactttgaacaaatcaagAGTAAAAGGGCAAAAGAATACATATCTCAACTACCCATGAAGAAAGGTATACCCTGGGCTAATGTGTTAAATAAAGAAGTTAACCCTCTTGCTATCGATTTATTGTCCAAGATGCTAACTTTCAACCCAGACAAGAGGATCAGTGCAGTTGAAGCGTTGGAACATCCATATTTGGCAACATATCATGATCCAGATGACGAGCCAGATTATCCCCAACTAAACCTTGAAGacaatttttggaaaattgaCAACGAGGCCCGCGATAAAAACGAGGAAGACGATATTCCACTGGaactgttgaaaaagatgCTTTATGGTGAAGTTATGAAGCCTCTAAATTGATATGTTCGATATTCTATgaactaaaaaaaaactatcCGCATAgtctttgaatgaatgtACTGAGACTCAAGGATTTTACGTTTCATGGGTACTTCTCATTAGGACGCCTAGTCTGTCAAATTGAGGAAAAGTAATACAAGAATTCTCATACTCATATTAGACAATCATATAGTTAATTACATAACTAAGTAAAGCTACGAATAACCACATCACGTTTTTCATACTCTTTGATCCCTTATGAACCTTAAGTGTACTTTATGCCctgaaatgaaaaataaagtAGCGATATAATTAGAATGAACAAgaacttgaacaaaagaCCCGCATCaatagaagaaaaaatgaaaaccaAAGTGGATcttaaagaaatcatcaagaGCACCAAAACAGGTGCAAATAGCTTTAAGGATTGGTGAAGTGTATAAAACGTGTTATTCGGGGCTCGCATATCATAATTCGTTCAATATGATCAGTGAAACATCGACGATGCGGTTACCTTCAGAGATAGTCTATGAAATCTTATCATACCAGTTCAAGGATCTTATGTCTAATGATCACTCAGCTACTAGTGAGAAATATCACTccaatatcaaaactttcttAGGATCGAACTCTACTGTTAACAGGACATTCCATCATGTATGCAGAGTACTCATTTATAGATATTTGAACTTTACTACAGCAAGGTCATTCCACAAGCTTTTAAACACTTTAAAAGAGGATGATCCTGGATTAAGAAAGTTGGTAGAGGTAGCAGACTTTCAAGAGTTAACATCGATTGGTCTTGGACGGACTGGAGAAATGAATAGGATGATCAAAAACCTCACAAATGAAACTCTTTGGGAATTCTTATTATTGACCAAAAATACGCTAAGGGAATTTCTAGCCAGTGAGCATATTCAGGGAGATATAGACGAGAGGATAGTCCATTTCTTACTTTCTCCTGGAACAGTGTTGAGTGTGGTAGATTTCTGTGGATGTTCCGGATCCGTTTTCACAAAACAGTTTGTTACAGCAGTAGAAAAGATGGCGGCACACCCAAGTTCTCGTGAAAACTTTCAGATTACATGTCTAGGTTTGAATGACTGTACAGACATTCCAGATAATACCCTTTCAAAGCTATTGAACCTTCTGCCGGAGTTACAGAAGTTAGATTTAACGCATACTGCTATTGACGATGGTACTCTAATAAATAATTTACCACATTGGAAAAATTTGACACATTTATCCTTTGGAGAATGTTTGCAATTGACGCCAAGAGGAATTTTGGAGTTCTTTTCATACCATCCAGCTGTAACAGATGAAAATAACAATAGTACGCTACAATGGCTAAACGTGCAAGTGCATCCACATACGTCAACATGGACCGATACGCAGACATTGTTTTTGTTAAAGAAGTTATGTCAATATGGACACAATAAAACGTTGGAATACCTTAACATCGGAGGACTGCCATTGCACTATTCAGATGACCGCACGCTAATCAAAACTCCGCACTATTATCAGTGCCATGATTCCTTACAGTTTATAAAGTTGAATTTTCCAGcattgaaaagtttgaatATAAAGGATACTAATGTACCTTACGATAGAATAATACAGTTCCTATCACCTGTTCATGATAGTGACATCGAGGTTGAACAAAAGTTAAAATTTTTAAATATCTCGAACAACTCCTATATTAATCGATGGACCATCCAGGATCCTGCATTATTCACATGTTCCGATTCTTTAGTGTCATTGGAATTATCATTTGACTCTTGGCAGCAGATTGAAAACCTGAATGATCGTCATGAATTGAACTGTTTCAAAAACAAGACTGGAAGAACATCAATTATTCAAGATATAAAGAACATGGAAAGCGTCAAATGGAAATGTTACATCGATTCATCTTATGGTAGAAGGTATTGGCTATACAAGTGTGACCCATATTTGAATCGTGAAAATATCGACCAAGCAGCCTCATTGACCAGATACGATTCCGATGGGAGAAAGATCATTGAGATCGTAAAGCAACCCGACTTTCTTAAATTCGCCCAAAACAAGATCATGTTAGGATGTGGTATTGTTCCAATGAATTCtgcaagaagaagattaatATATAAAGACATGAAACCTccaatttcaagatttttcaatagagATGGCCGGTTCGCCACACCAGGCACACACGCAATGCCTATTCTCTCACCAAGACTCCCACCTGGTGGATGGAGGCTTATCAGAAATGATGACGAGGATACTACTACAGAAGATGACGCAAGTacaattgaagagaatAGTCCAATAATCCATAACTCGTTCCAATCGCTTACTTCGATTCCCGAGACGCGCCCACCTCTTGTGCGAGAAAACACAAGAGATGCCATCTACTGGGACAGATCCGCAACCTCTGCAGATCCCACTCTTACGGAAAGTGAATACGAGAATGCTGAAACGGACTATGATTATTTGAACGATCCTGAACTtcagagaagaagatcacAGATGAGCTTGTTCAATAGTTATCAtcgttcttcttccaaaaataacctcaacaacaacaataacgGTAACACATCCAATCTGACGAATGCATTCAAGCAACACTCACAGTCTCAATCTCAATCCCAAACGTCTTTGCCACACTACTTGTCCACTCCTTCTTCTGAACACTATAAAAAAAACGACAAAAACAAACTAAGTGCAGATTACGTTTATGACCCTAATGAACCAGAAATGAACAAGCGGTACCGTATCCACTACGAGCAACTGCAAGAATACAAAGTATTTGGCACTGTGGAACGCGGAATGTATCGCTACTATTCTCTCAAGACTTAATCAAGCTTGCCCTTTTTTATGTAAATTGTGAATCATTTGTGACAAATCGCATATACTGTGTCTAGAGAAATTTAAATTTAATAATAAATACACCTCACATCACGCTCGCACAAAGTTTGCGGGCCTCTTATGCAACCCAGTGCTGGTACCTGCATCCCGTCCTATAGCTTCCTTTGTGCAGTTTGGCCATAGACACAGTCAGGGTAGCTGACTGGCAGTTCATTACTATACCTAATTGGGAAATAAATAAACAAAAGGCAACTGTTATGCCTTTTCTGTTCACCCCATTGCTGGGTTCGTAGgagctttttttttttagtgCACGATTGTCTCTCgagaatgaaaaaaagtgCAATTTAACGACAGGTACTTTCGACTGGCTTCTTTTGGGAAAACCTGATCTAGTAAGAGATGCAAATAGTTTATATTTAGTGTTACAGTGAGTAATATCTGCATTGAGCACTGTGTGTTAGAAAAAACAATCTAAAGACACTGCATACCAGCATCTTTCCTCCTTTCCTTTGTTGTCTCCTCATCTTGGAATCACTTTCACAGGCTCATCAACAACCTCACCAGACTTAATTTACAATCAGTAATTATTGAACTGAAGGTAATCTGCTTCTTTTATGAGTATATTATAGAGAGACCTCGTTCGTTTTTGCAAGCAGAAACTATCTCGCCTCAGCCAGGGATCAATCATCCAAGTGTTGTAAGTCCGTGATCCACCCGTGTTCAAGAAAACCTTCCTCTCATTTTACGAGCTCAGTGTGCAAGCACGCTCATTATTAAACTCCTTTACTGTCCGAAGAACTAAGCTATGGTTTCACTTAGTGAGAACGAGGATGTCAGCAGTTCGTCTGGAGGAAGCGTAGAAGATGAGATACTACGTAGACCTTTAAGGCAGGAttcctttttcaaagaagaacatcTGATAAGCACCGGATCAAGAACTGGTACCGAGTTTAGTGTTATACTAAATGATACATATATCCCGGAGAGCAGCGATGAGAGCAAAGATAGATCAATCAGCATGGAGGGACCGAGCGTTGCTTATTCAAAGGTCTCACATTCGTTTTCCAACTCTAATTCGAATTCGAACTCTTCCACATCATCCAAACAGAGGAAACTAGCAAATAACAGAAACTCACAATACATGAGACTATCCCTCAACTCTACGAGTTCTGGATCTGCACACTCAACGCCTCTGATAGGAGTAAATTTGCAATCAGACAAATTCTCGAGCGCAAATACCAGTAGGGACACAGTCAATACAGAAGCATTATTGGATCCCAGAAGATCTTTCAGCAACACGCCGCTGGTACATAGTACACAGACTGAGAGTCCTCAGTTGTCAACCTCAAATGATGTTGGGAATGCTACCTTCCCACAGGACTCAAGCAGAGACAATGctgaaaatatgaaaagatCATCTAAGGCAGTTTCCACACCTGCTTTAGGTTCATCGGATCAGGTATTAGACGAAAGAATTGTAGAAGAAACCGAAAGTGACGAGACCTCCGATAAAAAAAATCGAACCTCATCGTTTTATCCAGCACATACAGAATCACTGCAAGCGGATGAGACCcatgatatcattgatgACTATGAATATGGCGATACGAAACCAGCCATTGAAGAAGCCGTTAAATTATTTAAAATGGAAGCGAGAAGGGCAAATCTTCTTGAGTTGAACCACGGGGACAACAAAAATTTACATAGAAGACAGACATCTTTGTTATCAAGTATACTAGTGCCGCCTCCCAAGTCAGCAAGCAAGT harbors:
- a CDS encoding uncharacterized protein (no similarity) — protein: MYPILLRYWCSVALFKALRPVWYFIPFGFVIFPLGLLSLSKEAYLQLKIYQLQKSELDSRTVASAFLSRYNWFWNSAPVLNTDKYIFGDLSLRIASLLETLSLLPEIMEPLYGSIESLVNFTSTNSAKMTESRQDKADKKSESSFYKDYDLLEDILFEFKTNTPEGT
- a CDS encoding DUF4303 domain-containing protein (weakly similar to uniprot|Q2ZX20 Shewanella putrefaciens CN-32 Sputcn32DRAFT_3504 Hypothetical protein), with translation MDIDWESAHHELLQFLIHEVKEYLSFDPNSTFYALALDIEFDHLRVSIALNTIAKHERILKQYYLGDETNSEEKFDIKYNTGDWEDGIFANKFLVDSETFDNFTRVASDEQVESVNAKFRATAWSVLKKFVDTNEYESIPKVRPFVAFVIDHDEEVEDALRLAKEAGTSEL
- the NIT3 gene encoding putative hydrolase (similar to uniprot|P49954 Saccharomyces cerevisiae YLR351C) codes for the protein MSAVLKSKLKVALVQLAGSSPDKSANLSRAAQFVAKAMDAQPDTKLVVLPEFFNAPYAVDKFREYAEVITPDATSVKALSEIARKWKVTLVGGSIPELEPSTDKIYNTSLIFNEDGEIIGTHRKAHLFDIDIPNGITFKESVTLSGGNKNTLIDDPKIGKFGVGICYDMRFPELAMVSARKGAFAMIYPSAFNTTTGPMHWHLLARSRSIDNEIYTILCSPARSGGSGYQAYGHSLVVNPRGEIIAEAGEGEEIVYAELDPQLIKEVRQAIPVTFQRRFDIYPDVSKTDK
- a CDS encoding FAD-dependent oxidoreductase (similar to uniprot|Q9HGY3 Candida boidinii DAO1 D-amino acid oxidase); this translates as MSNKSQPLITVVGAGISGLYVTYCLTELYGVPGENICIVADYLPGDQSPTGYTSPWAGGVWSCISPDDKNVMWYDRFTYENLPTLSEKLLDFYKGKDAEWLGLARRPSTELWDYQPPKAKINSLSQYLEEYKVLSKEELAKFKPEGAQFGIAFNSWNFNCPVFIVNLANFLKQKHNVRFLKQKLTHIAQAKSFANKASKTDNGTHVVFNCTGLGSKKLSGVADHNLYPTRGQVAVISAPHIAESCLRYGKDYVTYIIPRPGKVHELVLGGFLQVDNWNAQDTSKEETDDILKRTTTLLPKIGNPENLPILKIAAGLRPSRYGGPRVEKEIKEESEHLVVVHNYGASGYGYQSGLGMAFKAVSLAFDKQRPSKL
- the KSS1 gene encoding mitogen-activated serine/threonine-protein kinase KSS1 (highly similar to uniprot|P14681 Saccharomyces cerevisiae YGR040W KSS1 Mitogen-activated protein kinase (MAPK) involved in signal transduction pathways that control filamentous growth and pheromone response), coding for MPRTITYDIPSHYQLVDLVGEGAYGTVCSAIHKPTNTKVAIKKIQPFSRSMFVTRTLRELKLLKFFHSHENIISVLDIVRPTSWHKFEAVYLVQELMETDLQKIINQQNLSEDHIQYFVYQILRALKSLHSAQVIHRDLKPSNLLLNSNCDLKVCDFGLARCLASSDQSRENMVGFMTEYVATRWYRAPEIMLSFQEYTTAMDIWSCGCILAEMIMGKPLFPGKDYHHQLWIILEVLGSPTLEDFEQIKSKRAKEYISQLPMKKGIPWANVLNKEVNPLAIDLLSKMLTFNPDKRISAVEALEHPYLATYHDPDDEPDYPQLNLEDNFWKIDNEARDKNEEDDIPLELLKKMLYGEVMKPLN
- the LUG1 gene encoding Lug1p (similar to uniprot|Q06479 Saccharomyces cerevisiae YLR352W) produces the protein MISETSTMRLPSEIVYEILSYQFKDLMSNDHSATSEKYHSNIKTFLGSNSTVNRTFHHVCRVLIYRYLNFTTARSFHKLLNTLKEDDPGLRKLVEVADFQELTSIGLGRTGEMNRMIKNLTNETLWEFLLLTKNTLREFLASEHIQGDIDERIVHFLLSPGTVLSVVDFCGCSGSVFTKQFVTAVEKMAAHPSSRENFQITCLGLNDCTDIPDNTLSKLLNLLPELQKLDLTHTAIDDGTLINNLPHWKNLTHLSFGECLQLTPRGILEFFSYHPAVTDENNNSTLQWLNVQVHPHTSTWTDTQTLFLLKKLCQYGHNKTLEYLNIGGLPLHYSDDRTLIKTPHYYQCHDSLQFIKLNFPALKSLNIKDTNVPYDRIIQFLSPVHDSDIEVEQKLKFLNISNNSYINRWTIQDPALFTCSDSLVSLELSFDSWQQIENLNDRHELNCFKNKTGRTSIIQDIKNMESVKWKCYIDSSYGRRYWLYKCDPYLNRENIDQAASLTRYDSDGRKIIEIVKQPDFLKFAQNKIMLGCGIVPMNSARRRLIYKDMKPPISRFFNRDGRFATPGTHAMPILSPRLPPGGWRLIRNDDEDTTTEDDASTIEENSPIIHNSFQSLTSIPETRPPLVRENTRDAIYWDRSATSADPTLTESEYENAETDYDYLNDPELQRRRSQMSLFNSYHRSSSKNNLNNNNNGNTSNLTNAFKQHSQSQSQSQTSLPHYLSTPSSEHYKKNDKNKLSADYVYDPNEPEMNKRYRIHYEQLQEYKVFGTVERGMYRYYSLKT
- the BUD8 gene encoding Bud8p (some similarities with uniprot|P41698 Saccharomyces cerevisiae YLR353W BUD8 Protein involved in bud-site selection diploid mutants display a unipolar budding pattern instead of the wild-type bipolar pattern and bud at the proximal pole), which gives rise to MVSLSENEDVSSSSGGSVEDEILRRPLRQDSFFKEEHLISTGSRTGTEFSVILNDTYIPESSDESKDRSISMEGPSVAYSKVSHSFSNSNSNSNSSTSSKQRKLANNRNSQYMRLSLNSTSSGSAHSTPLIGVNLQSDKFSSANTSRDTVNTEALLDPRRSFSNTPLVHSTQTESPQLSTSNDVGNATFPQDSSRDNAENMKRSSKAVSTPALGSSDQVLDERIVEETESDETSDKKNRTSSFYPAHTESLQADETHDIIDDYEYGDTKPAIEEAVKLFKMEARRANLLELNHGDNKNLHRRQTSLLSSILVPPPKSASKSSPAEGNSQEPKTLIPALRKVSGSSTPTARQGQFQPYEEQTANVNPFIAPIPAQPTSVPIEREISNHDYESDALHYIRASRKRLDEFNDMERNLPMQRVDVSSVNSEKSKISAWSQFSDLFSITRLLCLFLTCLIVPPLFFFIGFGEVTGFDDEKLMKFIMHSQHRYGLMPGFIWAVDLSWIRRIFIISGFLETVVLFACIGVGFGVGLSR